The window CGGTGCTAGAATGTATGAATTCTTAGACCGCTTTATCAATGTTGCTTTGCCGCGTGTTAAGGATTTCCGCGGAGTTAACCCGAACGGTTTTGACGGTCGCGGAAACTATTCAGTGGGTATTACCGAGCAGATCATCTTCCCCGAAATCGACTTCGATAAAATCGAACGAATTTCAGGATTGAATGTGAACGTAGTAACTTCTGCCGAGACTGATCAAGAGGCAAGATCGCTTCTTGCAAAGTTTGGTATGCCCTTTAGGAAGTAAGAGAGGATTTCATGGCTACAGTTGCAAAAATTAATCAAGCTAACAGAAAAGCGAAGTATCCGACACGGCAGTATAACAGATGCAAGGTTTGCGGACGCCCCAGAGGTTATCTGCGAAAGTTCAAAATGTGCCGTGTTTGTTTTAGAAAATTGGCAAGCGAAGGGCAAATCCCCGGCGTTACAAAGTCAAGTTGGTAGGAGGAACGATAATGAGTGTTTCAGATCCAATAGCAGATATGCTTACTAAAATTAGAAATGCTGCTTCAGCCGGTCACGAATCGGTTGATGTTCCTTCTTCAAAAATGAAGTGGGAAATTATCAGTATTCTTAAATCGGAAGGGTATATTAAAAACTTTAAAAAAATGACCCAGGAAGGTGCCGGCAATATCCGCGTATTCTTAAAATACGATGATAAAGAATCTTCGGTTATTCACGGAATCGAAAGAGTTTCCACACCCGGCCGCCGAGTATATTTAGGTTATAAGAGCTTACCGAGAGTTTTTAACGGCTACGGTACTCTTATTGTATCGACTTCAAAGGGTATCATTACCGGAAAAGCAGCCGGCGAAAGCCAAGTAGGCGGCGAGCTTATTTGCAAGGTTTGGTAGGAGGAGCAATATGTCAAGAGTTGGAAAAATGCCTGTTGCTATTCCTGCAGGTGTAAAAGTGAACGTTGCAAACGGTATCTTTACCGTTGAAGGCCCCAAGGGAAAACTTTCACAAGATTATCACACTGAAGCTGTTGATTTTAAGATTGAAGGCGATCATGTTCTTGTAACAAGAAAAGATGATGAACTTCAGACAAGGGCTTATCACGGTTTATACCGAAGTCTTCTTAACAACATGGTAACCGGCGTAAGCACAGGCTTTACAAAGACCTTGGTAATCAATGGTGTAGGTTACAGAGCTGAAGTTCAAGGCAAACTCCTTGTAATGGCTTTGGGTTATTCAAACGACTTTTCCGTTATTATTCCCGAAGGAATCGAAGTAAAGGTTGACCAGCTGAAAGTTATTATTTCGGGAGCTTCAAAAGAAGCGGTCGGACAGTTTGCTTCACAGGTACGAAAGTTGAGAGGCCCTGAACCCTATAAGGGCAAGGGAATTCGTTACGAAGACGAAATCATCAAACGAAAAGTCGGTAAGTCCGGTGTAAAGTAAGGGTAGTATTATGGACAAAAAACGTAATGATAAAGATAGAAAAAGATTTAAGCGAAAGATGCACATTCGAAAGTCTATTTTCGGTACTGCAGAACGTCCGCGCATGACCGTGTTCCGAAGCAATAAGCGCATTTCGGTTCAGGTTATTGACGATGTAGAGGGCAAGACATTGGCTGCCGTTTCTACAATGGAAGAAGCTCTTCGATCGCTTAAGGTTAATGTTGAATCTGGGGCAAAGGTCGGTGAAGAAATCGGCAAGCGCCTCAAGGAAAAAAATATTGACACTGTTGTTTTTGACAGGAACGGATATCTTTACCACGGTGTTGTAAAGGCCGTTGCCGACGGTGCAAGAAAAACAGGAATTAAGTTTTAGGAGAGGTTATGAGTCATCAAAAAGAATCAAAACGGGATAACCAGCATACCGATAAAGAATATGTTGAAAAGCTTGTTAAATTGAACCGAACAGCTAAGGTTGTAAAGGGCGGACGCAGGTTCTCCTTTTCTGCTCTAACTGTTGTCGGCGATCAAAAAGGACGAGTAGGATACGGTTTCGGTAAGGCAAATGACGTAAGCGATGCTATTCGAAAGAGTATCGAAAAGGCAAAAGCCAACATGGTAACCTTTCCGCTTAAAAACGGTACAATTCCTCATGAGGTTCAAGGCAAGTTTAAGGGTTCGTCAGTTCTTTTGCGCCCTGCTTGTTCCGGTACCGGAATTATCGCAGGCGGTACAATCCGTGCTATTATGGAAGCTGCCGGTGCAACCGACTTGCTTTCAAAATCATTGGGATCAAGCTCCGCAGTAAACGTAGTTAAGGCGACCTTTGATGCCGCAAGTCTTTTGATGGACGGCAAAAAAATTGCTAAAAGCCGCGGAAAAACCCTTTTGGATGTATGGGGGTAAGTAAATGGCAAAGAGAATTAGTGTAAAATTAGTAAAAAGTACAATCGGTCAAAAGCAGCCGGTTTGTTCGACTATCCGCTCTTTGGGATTAAAAAAGCTTAATTCCACAGTTGAGCATGATGCAAATCCTGCCGTATTAGGTATGGTAAAACGCGTTGCTCACTTGGTTGAAGTTAAGGAGTTAAACTAATGTTCGAATTTAATTTAACTGTTCCTGCAGGAGCAACTCATAAAAAGAAGATTGTAGGACGCGGTTCTTCTTCCGGTTGGGGAAAAACTTCCGGAAAGGGACATAAGGGTCAGCAAGCCCGTTCAGGCGGCAAGGTTTATGCCGGCTTTGAAGGCGGTCAGATGCCCTTGTACCGTCGTGTTGCAAAAAAAGGATTTTCAAACTATCCTTTTAAAAAGGAATTCTATGTTGTAAACCTTGCCATGCTCGAAACAAAGTACAGCGATGGTGAAACCGTAAACAAAGAGTCCTTAATGCAAAAAGGTCTTCTCCGAAAAGGTTCTCTTTATGTTAAAGTTTTGGGAACGGGAGATATAACAAAAAAATTGACGGTTGATGTCGATAGAATTTCGGCATCGGCTAAGGAAAAAATAGAAAAGGCAGGCGGAACAATAGTTCAGTCTGAAGCATAAAAGGCGGTAAAAAATGGCTAATAATGTATTTGCAAATATGTTCAAAATAAAGGATTTACGAAGCCGTATTTTCTTTACGATCATAGTTTTAGCAGTTTTCCGCTTAGGTTCGGTACTCACCATCCCCGGTATCGATCCTGGGGCTCTTACAATATATTTCCGACAAGGCCAGGGAAATGCTTTTGCAGATCATATGGACTTCTTTGTCGGAGGAGCGTTTTCGAACTTTTCGGTATTTATGCTCGGTGTAATGCCCTATATTTCGACTCAGATATTGATGCAGCTTGCCATGATTATTTTCCCGCGCCTTAAGAAAATAGCGGAAGAAGACGGAGGACGCAAAAAGATTCAGGTTTGGACAAGAATAGTTACCGTCTTTGTTGCCCTTCTTCAATCTTCCGCTGTAGGTACATGGGCCAGAGCAATACCCGGTGCTGTTGTAATTTCAAGTCCTGTTTTGCACTTGTTTATTACGATGGTTACGGTAACGACAGGTACTATGATTACCGTTTGGATGGGTGAACAGATAACTGCAAGAGGTATCGGAAACGGTATTTCAATGTTGATTTTTGCAGGTATCGTTGCCCGTCTTCCTCAGGCCGTTTGGGAATTGATCAAGCTTGTAAGCAATAACGAATTAAACCTTGTTTTTGTAATTATTGCTTTTGCGATGTTTGTAGGAATTATAGCCTTGGTTGTTTACGAACAGCAGGGCCAGCGCAAAATACCGGTTCATTATGCAAAGCGCGTTATCGGCCGAAAAATGTATGGCGGACAGAATACCTATATTCCGTTTAAGATTAACCCCTCGGGTGTTATTCCCATCATTTTTGCTTCATCGTTTTTAACCTTTCCCCTCATGCTTTCGCAGATGTGGGGCTCGAATGTTTCTTGGTTGGCTTCAGTTGCAAGATTTTTGCGCTCGGACGGCTGGGGGTATAACGTTCTGTATGTTGTTTTGATTATTTTCTTTGCTTACTTTTACACACAGGTTGCACTTAATCCCACGGAAATAGCAAAACAAATAAGGGAAAACGGCGGCTCGATTCCGGGAATTAGAACCGACAAAACCGAAGAATATTTGCAGAAGATTTTAAACAGATTGATATTGCCCGGTTCGCTTTATTTGGCTGCGATTGCAGTACTTCCTACTGTAATTCAATGGGCATTTAGTTTCCCCAGAAATATTTCTATGTTGATGGGAGGAACTTCATTGCTTATTTTGGTTGGTGTTGACTTGGATACAATGAGCCAAGTTGAAGCTTTGCTTAAAATGCACCATCATGACGGCTTGCTTAAAAAAGGCAAGATTAGATCAAGGAACCTATAGAATTTTTTTTAAGAATGATATAGAATACATTCTTTGAAGGAGTGAATATGAAGGTTAGAACAAGTGTAAAACCTATTTGTGATAAATGTAAGGTTATTAAGCGCAACGGAATAGTACGGATAATCTGTACAAATCCTAAGCATAAACAGAGACAAGGTTAACGGAGGACACTGGATAATGGCTCGTATTGCGGGAGTTGACCTCCCTAACAAACATGTTAATGTTTCATTAACATACATTTATGGAATTTCGACTTCATCGGCAAACAAAATTTGTGAAGCTACAAAGGTTGATCCGATGAAAAAAATGAATGATTTGGATGAAGCCGAGTTAGCTGCAATCCGTGAAGTGATTGACAGAGAGTACAAGGTAGAAGGCCGCCTTCGAACCGAAGTGGCTTTAAATATCAAACGTCTTCAGGATATCGGATGCTACCGCGGTCAAAGACACAGAAAGGGTCTCCCGGTACGCGGACAGAGAACTAGGACAAATGCCAGAACACGCAAGGGTAAGAAGAAGACCGTTGCCGGTAAGAAGAAATAATCGTGGTTGGAGGTAATTAAAACATGGCTACTGTAAAGAAAAGAAAAGAAAAGAAAAGCATATATGAAGGCAATGTTTATATTCAAGCAACCTTTAATAACACAATTATTACGATAACCGACTTAAAGGGAAATGTTCTTTCATGGGCATCTTCAGGCGGCTTAGGCTTTGCCGGTGCCAAAAAATCGACACCCTTTGCGGCTCAGACCGTTGCAGAAACAGCTGTACAAAAGTGCCAGCCCTACGGCTTGCATGAGGTTCATGTTTTTGTAAAAGGTCCCGGAGTCGGCCGTGAATCGGCTATCAGAACGCTTGGAACAATGGGATTAAAGGTTCGCTCAATCAGCGATGTAACTCCCATTCCGCACAACGGCTGCCGTCCCAAGAAGACGCGCCGAATATAAGGAGACGTGAATGGCCCGTAAAAATCTTTTAAAAGGATTTAAGAAGCCGAAAGGCTTGGAATTTGCTCAGCAAGAATCAACCGAAAGCTATGGTAAGTTTACGGCATCCCCTTTTGAGACCGGTTTTGGAACAACAATCGGAAATTGTTTGAGGAGAATTTTATTGTCCTCAATTCAAGGTTATGCCATATCGGCAGTGCTTATAACCTCGCATGATGCCGATGGCGTACCCCACACAATTTCAAGTGAGTTTGAAAATATTCCGAACGTCTCCGAAGATACGCTGGAAATTTTAAATAAACTAAAGCAGATCCGCCTCCGTTTATCGGATGAGTCGGAACAAGGTGACTTTCATTTTGAATTTAAGGGGCCTGCGTCGATAACCAGCAAAGATTTTGCCGTTGAAGGACAGCTTGAAATTTTAGGCGAACCTTTTTATGTTATGGAACTTATGAAGGGTGCTAATGTTTCGTTTGATGTTCAAGTAGATTTCGGCCGAGGTTATGTACCGGCAGAAGTTAATGAAAAATACATTGAAATTGTCGGAACTATTCCGATGGACGCAATCTACGGTCCTGTTTTAAAGGTAAGCTATGCTATTGAACCTTGCAGAGTAGGACAAAGAAACGATTACGATAAGCTCATTCTTGAAATTTGGACTGACAGTACGGTCAGACCTGAAGATGTTTTGGGCGAAGCTGCAAAAATTGCAAAAGATCATTTTTCCATCTTTATTAATTTTAACGAAAATGATTATCTCGGTGAAGATGAAGATGATAATGAAGAAGCGGTAATTAAACAGCTTTTAGCAACTTCGATTAATACTCTAGATTTTTCCGTTCGGGCTAAAAATTGCTTGGACTCGGCCGGTATTAAAACTCTCGGCGAACTGGCTCAGAAGTCGGAAGATGAGATCGAAAGTATGCGCAATGTCGGCAGAATGACTTTAAATGAAATTCATGCTAAATTGGCGGAATACAATTTGCGCTTGGGTATGACTGATTACAGTCATCTAAAAAATACGATAAAAGTATCAAGACAGAAGGAAGAAACAGATGAAGCATAAGAACGGCTTTAATCCGCTTTCGCGTACAACTGCACATCGCCGTGCTTTGCACCGAAATATGGTTACATCGCTATTTAAGTACGAGCGGATTACGACAACAAAACAAAAAGCGATGGAAGTACGCCGAACTGCGGAAAAATTGATTACACGCTCAAAGGTTGATACATTCAACAACAGGCGTCATGCTGCAAAGTATATCTGGGATGATGATATTGTAAAAAAACTATTCAGCGATATCGGTCCTAGAATGAAAGACAGAAACGGCGGTTACACCCGTATCTTAAAAATCGGCTTCCGTGAAGGCGATGCAGCTGATGTTGCTATCTTGGAACTTGTAGACTATGACTTTGAAAAAAAGGAAAAGGATACAAAGAAAAAAGATGATTCAAAAAAATCCGATGACAAAAAGACTTCCAAGAAAGAAGCAGGTTTTAAATCGTCAAAGGGTGAATCAGAACACAAAAAAAATACCGATCAGGTAGTAGATAGTTCATCAAATCGGAGGTACAACCGTGTCAAAGGCTCATAGAGGTAAGGGAATCCGCGCAGAGCAAAACCGCGGACGTGGGGTATGCCCCGTATGTAACAAAACCGGAATCAAAGTTTTGTACGAACAAGAGATTAACGGTGCAAAAACAAAGATCTGCAAAATATGCAGAGCAAACATTAAGAATAAAAAGGCTGCAGAAGCCCCTGCAGAAAAACCCGCTGAAGCATCAGCCGAATAAATTTTTAAGCCTTTTTTGCACAACGCCCGCCTTGGATGCGGGCGTTTTTTATATCTCTATATTTTTTTCACGGAGATTAGTAATACATTCCTGCATATATTTTTCATCATGCTCCTTGTAAATAGGACTTGTCTTTTTGATTTTCTTTAGGTCGGCGTATGGAGGACATTTTTTGCCTCGATAGTTTTTATCTAACCATTCTTCCGAAACCTTATACCCTCTTTTGTTCATCTCTTCCATTACCAGTTCGTGATATTGAAAAAGTTTGTAGGG of the Treponema denticola ATCC 35405 genome contains:
- a CDS encoding TIGR02328 family protein, which codes for MRLWHQNLINRLPAQQLLGQHRECCALRGNGWGKKHSVVDYVFLYSPYKLFQYHELVMEEMNKRGYKVSEEWLDKNYRGKKCPPYADLKKIKKTSPIYKEHDEKYMQECITNLREKNIEI
- the secY gene encoding preprotein translocase subunit SecY, coding for MANNVFANMFKIKDLRSRIFFTIIVLAVFRLGSVLTIPGIDPGALTIYFRQGQGNAFADHMDFFVGGAFSNFSVFMLGVMPYISTQILMQLAMIIFPRLKKIAEEDGGRKKIQVWTRIVTVFVALLQSSAVGTWARAIPGAVVISSPVLHLFITMVTVTTGTMITVWMGEQITARGIGNGISMLIFAGIVARLPQAVWELIKLVSNNELNLVFVIIAFAMFVGIIALVVYEQQGQRKIPVHYAKRVIGRKMYGGQNTYIPFKINPSGVIPIIFASSFLTFPLMLSQMWGSNVSWLASVARFLRSDGWGYNVLYVVLIIFFAYFYTQVALNPTEIAKQIRENGGSIPGIRTDKTEEYLQKILNRLILPGSLYLAAIAVLPTVIQWAFSFPRNISMLMGGTSLLILVGVDLDTMSQVEALLKMHHHDGLLKKGKIRSRNL
- the rpsK gene encoding 30S ribosomal protein S11 is translated as MATVKKRKEKKSIYEGNVYIQATFNNTIITITDLKGNVLSWASSGGLGFAGAKKSTPFAAQTVAETAVQKCQPYGLHEVHVFVKGPGVGRESAIRTLGTMGLKVRSISDVTPIPHNGCRPKKTRRI
- the rpsH gene encoding 30S ribosomal protein S8, which produces MSVSDPIADMLTKIRNAASAGHESVDVPSSKMKWEIISILKSEGYIKNFKKMTQEGAGNIRVFLKYDDKESSVIHGIERVSTPGRRVYLGYKSLPRVFNGYGTLIVSTSKGIITGKAAGESQVGGELICKVW
- a CDS encoding DNA-directed RNA polymerase subunit alpha; amino-acid sequence: MARKNLLKGFKKPKGLEFAQQESTESYGKFTASPFETGFGTTIGNCLRRILLSSIQGYAISAVLITSHDADGVPHTISSEFENIPNVSEDTLEILNKLKQIRLRLSDESEQGDFHFEFKGPASITSKDFAVEGQLEILGEPFYVMELMKGANVSFDVQVDFGRGYVPAEVNEKYIEIVGTIPMDAIYGPVLKVSYAIEPCRVGQRNDYDKLILEIWTDSTVRPEDVLGEAAKIAKDHFSIFINFNENDYLGEDEDDNEEAVIKQLLATSINTLDFSVRAKNCLDSAGIKTLGELAQKSEDEIESMRNVGRMTLNEIHAKLAEYNLRLGMTDYSHLKNTIKVSRQKEETDEA
- the rpsM gene encoding 30S ribosomal protein S13, encoding MARIAGVDLPNKHVNVSLTYIYGISTSSANKICEATKVDPMKKMNDLDEAELAAIREVIDREYKVEGRLRTEVALNIKRLQDIGCYRGQRHRKGLPVRGQRTRTNARTRKGKKKTVAGKKK
- the rpmJ gene encoding 50S ribosomal protein L36, coding for MKVRTSVKPICDKCKVIKRNGIVRIICTNPKHKQRQG
- the rplO gene encoding 50S ribosomal protein L15 is translated as MFEFNLTVPAGATHKKKIVGRGSSSGWGKTSGKGHKGQQARSGGKVYAGFEGGQMPLYRRVAKKGFSNYPFKKEFYVVNLAMLETKYSDGETVNKESLMQKGLLRKGSLYVKVLGTGDITKKLTVDVDRISASAKEKIEKAGGTIVQSEA
- the rplQ gene encoding 50S ribosomal protein L17 encodes the protein MKHKNGFNPLSRTTAHRRALHRNMVTSLFKYERITTTKQKAMEVRRTAEKLITRSKVDTFNNRRHAAKYIWDDDIVKKLFSDIGPRMKDRNGGYTRILKIGFREGDAADVAILELVDYDFEKKEKDTKKKDDSKKSDDKKTSKKEAGFKSSKGESEHKKNTDQVVDSSSNRRYNRVKGS
- the rpmD gene encoding 50S ribosomal protein L30, which produces MAKRISVKLVKSTIGQKQPVCSTIRSLGLKKLNSTVEHDANPAVLGMVKRVAHLVEVKELN
- the rplR gene encoding 50S ribosomal protein L18; the protein is MDKKRNDKDRKRFKRKMHIRKSIFGTAERPRMTVFRSNKRISVQVIDDVEGKTLAAVSTMEEALRSLKVNVESGAKVGEEIGKRLKEKNIDTVVFDRNGYLYHGVVKAVADGARKTGIKF
- a CDS encoding type Z 30S ribosomal protein S14; the encoded protein is MATVAKINQANRKAKYPTRQYNRCKVCGRPRGYLRKFKMCRVCFRKLASEGQIPGVTKSSW
- the rpsE gene encoding 30S ribosomal protein S5; translated protein: MSHQKESKRDNQHTDKEYVEKLVKLNRTAKVVKGGRRFSFSALTVVGDQKGRVGYGFGKANDVSDAIRKSIEKAKANMVTFPLKNGTIPHEVQGKFKGSSVLLRPACSGTGIIAGGTIRAIMEAAGATDLLSKSLGSSSAVNVVKATFDAASLLMDGKKIAKSRGKTLLDVWG
- the rplF gene encoding 50S ribosomal protein L6, with protein sequence MSRVGKMPVAIPAGVKVNVANGIFTVEGPKGKLSQDYHTEAVDFKIEGDHVLVTRKDDELQTRAYHGLYRSLLNNMVTGVSTGFTKTLVINGVGYRAEVQGKLLVMALGYSNDFSVIIPEGIEVKVDQLKVIISGASKEAVGQFASQVRKLRGPEPYKGKGIRYEDEIIKRKVGKSGVK